The Zobellia alginiliquefaciens genome contains a region encoding:
- the purH gene encoding bifunctional phosphoribosylaminoimidazolecarboxamide formyltransferase/IMP cyclohydrolase — protein sequence MSIKKASSALISVFHKDGLEPIIKKFQELGITIYSTGGTEKFIKDLGVDVVPVEDVTSYPSILGGRVKTLHPKVFGGILNRQDNESDVAQLEEFEIPQLDIVIVDLYPFEKTVASGAPEQDIIEKIDIGGISLIRAAAKNFKDVLCVSSMEDYSDFLNVISEGNGSTSLEDRKRFASKAFNVSSHYDTAIFNYFNKEQQEPALKISEGNGQVLRYGENPHQKGFFFGDFDAMFEKLHGKELSYNNLLDVDAAVNLMNEFKNDAPTFAILKHNNACGLAQRETIHQAYVDALAGDPVSAFGGILISNVEIDKPTAEEIHNLFCEVVIAPSYSAEALDILKGKKNRIILIQNEVSLAETSIRTCLNGYLVQDKDNRTDALEDLQYATNSKPSEQDLEDLIFASKLCKHTKSNTIVLAKNKQLCASGTGQTSRVDALNQAIHKAKSFNFDLEGAVMASDAFFPFPDCVEIANKSGISSVIQPGGSIKDQLSIDYCNENNVSMVMTGTRHFKH from the coding sequence ATGAGTATCAAAAAAGCTTCTTCTGCACTGATTTCCGTATTCCATAAAGATGGATTGGAACCTATCATCAAAAAATTTCAAGAACTCGGCATAACCATCTATTCTACGGGAGGTACCGAGAAATTCATTAAAGACCTTGGTGTAGATGTTGTGCCGGTGGAAGATGTTACCAGTTACCCTTCCATTTTAGGAGGAAGAGTTAAAACATTGCACCCTAAAGTTTTTGGTGGAATCTTAAACAGACAAGACAACGAAAGCGATGTTGCTCAGTTGGAAGAATTTGAAATTCCTCAATTAGATATCGTAATCGTAGATTTATATCCTTTTGAAAAAACTGTTGCCAGCGGAGCACCGGAACAAGATATTATAGAAAAAATTGACATAGGTGGCATTTCACTTATTCGTGCAGCGGCAAAGAATTTTAAAGATGTGCTGTGTGTTTCTTCAATGGAAGATTATTCAGACTTTTTAAATGTTATCTCAGAAGGAAATGGTAGCACTAGCCTGGAAGACCGCAAACGTTTTGCATCAAAAGCATTTAACGTTTCATCTCACTATGACACCGCTATTTTCAACTACTTCAACAAAGAACAACAAGAGCCTGCACTTAAAATAAGTGAAGGTAACGGACAGGTATTACGCTATGGTGAAAACCCGCACCAAAAAGGATTCTTTTTTGGCGATTTTGATGCTATGTTTGAAAAATTACATGGCAAGGAGCTTTCATATAACAATCTTCTAGATGTTGATGCAGCCGTTAACCTCATGAACGAATTTAAAAACGATGCACCTACTTTTGCAATTTTAAAGCACAACAATGCTTGTGGCCTAGCGCAACGTGAAACCATTCACCAAGCTTATGTAGACGCTTTGGCAGGAGATCCTGTTTCCGCTTTTGGTGGTATATTAATCAGTAACGTAGAAATTGACAAACCTACTGCAGAAGAAATTCACAATTTATTTTGTGAAGTTGTAATAGCTCCTAGCTATTCTGCCGAGGCCCTTGATATTTTGAAAGGTAAGAAGAACAGGATCATTCTTATACAAAATGAGGTATCCCTAGCGGAAACTTCAATAAGAACTTGTCTTAACGGTTATTTAGTTCAAGATAAGGACAACAGAACGGATGCTTTGGAAGATTTACAATATGCAACAAACAGCAAACCATCAGAGCAAGATTTAGAAGATTTAATTTTTGCTTCCAAGCTATGTAAGCACACAAAATCAAATACTATTGTTCTTGCTAAAAATAAACAATTATGTGCTAGCGGTACCGGACAGACCTCACGTGTAGACGCTTTAAACCAAGCGATTCACAAGGCAAAATCATTTAATTTTGACCTTGAAGGAGCCGTAATGGCGAGTGATGCGTTCTTTCCTTTTCCAGATTGTGTAGAGATAGCCAATAAAAGTGGCATTTCTAGCGTTATACAGCCGGGCGGGTCTATAAAAGACCAATTGAGTATCGATTATTGTAATGAAAACAATGTCTCTATGGTAATGACGGGCACTCGTCATTTCAAGCATTAA
- a CDS encoding rod shape-determining protein encodes MGFFDFLTEEIAIDLGTANTLIIHMDKVVVDSPSIVARDRISGKIIAVGKEANMMQGKTHENIKTIRPLKDGVIADFDASEKMINMFIKNIPALKKKWFPPALRMVICIPSGITEVEMRAVKESAERVNGKEVYLIHEPMAAAIGIGLDIMQPKGNMIVDIGGGTTEIAVIALGGIVCDKSVKIAGDVFTNDIIYYMRTQHNLYVGEATAENIKIEIGSATEDLQTPPDEKSVQGRDLLTGKPKQVQISYREIAKALDKSILRVEDAVMETLSQTPPELAADIYNTGIYLAGGGSMLRGLDRRLSQKTDLPVYIAEDPLRAVVRGTGIALKNLERYKSILIK; translated from the coding sequence ATGGGATTTTTTGATTTCTTGACAGAGGAAATCGCCATCGATTTAGGTACGGCGAACACCCTTATCATTCATATGGACAAGGTAGTTGTAGACAGCCCGTCTATAGTTGCCAGAGACCGTATTTCAGGCAAGATTATTGCCGTTGGTAAAGAGGCCAACATGATGCAGGGTAAAACCCACGAAAACATTAAGACCATCCGTCCTCTAAAAGATGGGGTTATTGCAGATTTTGATGCATCTGAAAAGATGATCAATATGTTCATTAAAAACATCCCTGCTTTAAAAAAGAAATGGTTTCCACCAGCATTACGTATGGTTATCTGCATTCCCTCGGGAATTACCGAGGTAGAAATGCGCGCGGTTAAAGAATCTGCAGAACGTGTAAACGGTAAAGAAGTTTACCTAATTCATGAGCCAATGGCAGCAGCCATAGGTATTGGTCTTGACATCATGCAGCCAAAAGGTAACATGATCGTAGATATAGGAGGTGGTACTACAGAAATTGCGGTCATAGCTTTAGGTGGTATTGTTTGTGACAAATCTGTAAAGATTGCAGGTGATGTTTTCACCAATGACATTATTTATTACATGCGTACGCAACACAACCTTTATGTTGGAGAAGCAACCGCAGAGAATATAAAAATTGAAATAGGTTCGGCAACCGAAGATTTACAGACACCGCCAGATGAAAAATCGGTGCAAGGTCGTGATCTATTAACTGGTAAGCCAAAACAAGTTCAGATTTCGTATCGTGAAATTGCCAAGGCACTGGACAAGTCCATTCTTCGTGTAGAAGATGCGGTAATGGAGACCCTTTCACAAACTCCACCGGAACTGGCAGCTGATATTTACAATACCGGTATTTATTTAGCAGGTGGTGGTTCTATGTTGCGAGGATTGGACAGAAGGCTATCACAAAAGACGGATTTACCTGTTTACATTGCAGAAGACCCACTACGTGCCGTAGTAAGGGGTACAGGTATAGCACTTAAAAACTTAGAGCGCTACAAGAGTATCCTTATCAAATAA
- the rodA gene encoding rod shape-determining protein RodA, whose translation MAGKSVLKRIDWLSVLFYVLLLTIGWVNIYSSTFSESDSSIFDFGTLHGKQLFFILTSFASIVILLALEANFYERFSSVLYIISMVLLLGLFVFGKTIAGATSWYDLGFFNLQPSELAKVATALALAKYLSDIQTDIKRNKDQLYAFLIILIPAILIIPQPDPGSALVFFSLSFVIFREGLPIYYLGIAFFAILIFVTTLMFGTIWITIGIALILILFFLLKKKKFKVPVIPTVIAVVLTLLFSLSVDFVFNNVFEQRHRDRFSLWLRLEKDPAKLEQIRKTIGYNTYQSEKAIESGGFFGKGFLEGTRTKGDFVPEQHTDYIFSTVGEEWGFLGTATVVLLFTFLLLRLVYLSERQKTGFARMYGYGVISILLVHYFINIGMVIGVLPTIGIPLPFFSYGGSGLLFFTALLFVFLKLDANRLKEGI comes from the coding sequence ATGGCCGGTAAAAGTGTCCTCAAACGTATTGATTGGCTTTCTGTTTTATTTTATGTACTCCTATTGACAATTGGGTGGGTAAACATTTACTCCAGTACCTTTTCTGAAAGCGATTCTTCCATATTCGACTTTGGGACGCTTCATGGTAAACAGCTTTTCTTTATCCTTACCAGCTTTGCATCTATTGTAATTCTATTGGCCCTAGAAGCCAACTTTTATGAGCGTTTCTCCAGTGTACTCTACATCATATCTATGGTTCTGCTACTGGGTTTGTTCGTTTTTGGTAAAACCATTGCTGGCGCAACTTCTTGGTATGACTTAGGGTTCTTTAACTTACAGCCCTCTGAGCTTGCTAAAGTAGCTACGGCCCTTGCCTTGGCCAAATACCTTAGTGATATACAAACAGATATTAAACGGAATAAGGATCAGTTGTACGCGTTCCTTATCATTTTAATCCCGGCAATATTAATTATACCTCAGCCTGACCCTGGTAGTGCATTGGTTTTTTTCTCATTAAGCTTTGTTATTTTTAGAGAAGGACTACCTATCTATTATTTGGGGATTGCTTTTTTTGCCATACTTATTTTTGTGACCACATTAATGTTCGGAACCATTTGGATTACAATTGGCATCGCACTTATATTGATTCTGTTCTTCCTATTAAAAAAGAAGAAATTTAAGGTTCCGGTAATTCCAACCGTAATAGCAGTTGTTCTCACACTTCTATTCTCTCTGTCAGTAGATTTTGTTTTCAACAATGTTTTTGAACAACGCCACCGTGATCGTTTCAGTCTTTGGTTGCGTTTAGAGAAAGACCCCGCAAAATTAGAGCAAATTCGAAAGACCATTGGCTACAACACCTACCAATCCGAAAAAGCAATTGAATCTGGCGGTTTCTTTGGAAAAGGCTTTTTAGAAGGCACACGAACCAAAGGAGATTTTGTACCTGAACAACATACAGACTACATCTTTAGTACAGTGGGCGAAGAATGGGGCTTTTTAGGTACAGCAACGGTAGTCTTACTTTTTACTTTTTTGCTATTACGTCTGGTTTATCTCTCTGAACGCCAAAAAACCGGGTTTGCGCGTATGTATGGCTATGGTGTAATTTCAATTCTCTTGGTGCACTACTTTATAAACATTGGAATGGTTATTGGCGTATTGCCCACAATTGGTATTCCCCTACCCTTCTTTAGCTATGGTGGATCCGGACTCTTATTTTTCACCGCTCTATTGTTCGTTTTCTTAAAGCTTGATGCAAACCGTTTAAAAGAAGGTATTTAA
- a CDS encoding rod shape-determining protein MreD, translating to MVSNYYFLNVIRFILLVLVQVLVFNKLNFFGFINPMVYILFLYWYPIKENRAAFIGLGFLLGVAIDFFSDTMAIHAASTITIAYMRPAIMRFVFGVNFEFQSFKLSNTTRVQQITYLALLIIVHHFVFFTLEIFSLANFLLILKKVLATGTATLILCLLFGSLFSVRKE from the coding sequence ATGGTCAGTAACTATTACTTCTTAAATGTTATTCGTTTTATACTGCTGGTTCTGGTACAAGTACTGGTATTCAATAAACTAAACTTTTTTGGGTTCATCAACCCCATGGTTTATATTCTGTTTTTATACTGGTACCCCATTAAAGAAAATAGGGCAGCCTTTATTGGGTTAGGATTTTTGCTTGGGGTAGCTATAGATTTTTTCTCCGATACAATGGCCATACATGCGGCATCTACAATTACAATTGCCTATATGAGACCTGCCATAATGCGATTTGTATTTGGCGTTAACTTTGAATTTCAAAGTTTTAAATTAAGTAACACCACTAGGGTACAACAAATTACATATTTGGCGTTATTAATTATAGTACATCACTTTGTTTTCTTTACCCTGGAAATTTTTAGTTTGGCTAATTTCCTATTAATTTTGAAGAAAGTATTGGCTACGGGCACCGCAACTCTTATTCTTTGCTTACTATTCGGTTCACTTTTTAGTGTTCGCAAAGAGTAA
- a CDS encoding GAF domain-containing protein — protein sequence MFNELSTQTKAILHSTEVAVDERLQKLCELLKETVPHYDWVGFYFKNGNKEELKLGPYAGAPTDHTIIPFGKGICGQVAVSNQNFVVPDVQAQDNYIACSITVKAEIVVPLFINGKNIGQIDIDSNTPDPFTEEDERFLEFVNTEVAKIYVL from the coding sequence ATGTTCAACGAATTAAGCACTCAAACCAAAGCCATACTTCATTCCACAGAAGTAGCCGTAGATGAACGTCTTCAAAAGCTTTGCGAATTATTAAAAGAGACTGTGCCACATTACGACTGGGTGGGATTCTATTTTAAAAACGGCAACAAGGAAGAACTAAAATTAGGCCCTTACGCTGGCGCACCTACGGACCACACCATCATACCATTCGGAAAAGGAATTTGTGGACAGGTAGCCGTGTCCAATCAAAATTTTGTAGTACCAGACGTACAGGCTCAGGACAACTATATAGCTTGCAGCATTACCGTAAAAGCCGAAATAGTGGTGCCTTTGTTCATTAATGGAAAAAATATAGGTCAGATTGACATCGACTCGAACACTCCAGACCCGTTTACTGAAGAAGACGAACGTTTTTTAGAGTTCGTAAACACTGAAGTGGCCAAAATTTACGTGTTATAA
- a CDS encoding HYC_CC_PP family protein, translating into MKEKLHRFFACLMTVALLFSTTSFKVEKHYCMGHLVDVAFFSDAQDCGMAMSLDEKIDTTVGKMSCCNSEVIAMEGQNDVKPSFNDFDLHQQMVLVAFVYSFKGLFEPVEAKDVPQVHYNPPKIIKNIQLLDAVFLI; encoded by the coding sequence ATGAAAGAAAAGCTACATCGTTTTTTTGCTTGCCTAATGACCGTGGCACTTTTGTTTTCTACTACCTCCTTTAAAGTAGAAAAGCACTATTGTATGGGGCATTTAGTAGATGTTGCATTTTTCTCCGATGCCCAGGATTGTGGTATGGCAATGTCTTTGGATGAAAAAATAGATACTACCGTAGGTAAAATGTCTTGCTGTAATAGCGAGGTGATCGCTATGGAAGGGCAGAATGATGTTAAACCTTCTTTTAATGACTTTGACCTGCATCAACAGATGGTTTTGGTCGCATTTGTTTATTCTTTTAAAGGTCTCTTTGAGCCTGTAGAAGCTAAAGACGTACCACAGGTACATTACAATCCTCCTAAAATTATAAAGAATATCCAGTTGCTGGATGCTGTCTTTTTAATCTGA
- the msrB gene encoding peptide-methionine (R)-S-oxide reductase MsrB, whose protein sequence is MLTWKDVISFSVNGNPEPDRRVEKTEAEWREILSPEQFRITRKKGTEQAHTGALCSAHDAGKYNCVCCDTPLFDSTIKFESGTGWPSFTQPIEENAIKYEKDSSFGMIRVEVMCNTCDAHLGHIFPDGPEPSGLRYCINSESVQLQKESITNE, encoded by the coding sequence ATGCTGACGTGGAAAGATGTAATTAGTTTTAGTGTAAACGGAAATCCGGAACCAGATAGAAGAGTAGAGAAGACCGAAGCCGAATGGCGTGAGATTCTCTCCCCGGAACAATTCAGAATTACCCGAAAAAAAGGTACGGAGCAAGCGCATACTGGTGCTCTATGCAGTGCCCATGACGCAGGAAAATATAATTGTGTTTGTTGTGATACACCTTTATTTGATTCAACCATTAAATTTGAATCAGGGACAGGTTGGCCAAGTTTTACACAACCCATAGAAGAAAATGCCATTAAATATGAGAAAGATTCTTCTTTTGGTATGATTCGGGTAGAGGTTATGTGCAATACTTGCGACGCCCATTTAGGACATATTTTCCCTGATGGCCCAGAACCAAGTGGCCTTCGCTACTGTATCAATTCAGAATCAGTGCAACTACAAAAAGAAAGCATTACCAATGAATAA
- the mreC gene encoding rod shape-determining protein MreC, translating to MQQIINFIIRYKNFLLYVFLMIVSLGFTIQSHSYHQSRFFNSSNWLTGNILDTSNDISTYFGLDKENEKLMQENEYLRKLLFNKPEQIDSTALDSVQLTYTVSIGKVIKNSFADPRNYITINKGEKDSVHPDMGVITSKGILGIVENTSNNFATVQSILNDKSNINAKIKNTDHFGSLVWDMKKYNVVQLVDIPRLVPLTIGDTIVTGGMSSIFPENIPIGTIRKFDLNTSKSFYNIDVALFNDMTNIKNVYIIKNNDREEILELEKQTETNGQ from the coding sequence ATGCAGCAGATCATCAACTTTATCATACGATATAAGAATTTCCTTCTTTATGTCTTTTTGATGATTGTTTCTTTGGGATTTACGATTCAATCGCACTCGTATCACCAATCGCGTTTCTTTAATTCGTCCAATTGGTTAACGGGAAATATTTTGGATACTTCCAACGATATTTCCACCTACTTTGGCCTTGATAAAGAGAACGAAAAACTTATGCAAGAAAATGAATACTTGCGTAAACTATTGTTCAACAAACCAGAACAAATAGACAGTACCGCATTAGATTCCGTTCAACTAACCTATACCGTTTCAATAGGAAAGGTTATCAAAAACAGCTTTGCAGACCCCCGTAATTACATCACTATAAACAAGGGTGAAAAAGACAGCGTACACCCGGATATGGGCGTTATAACCAGCAAAGGTATTCTAGGTATTGTAGAAAACACTTCAAATAACTTTGCCACGGTGCAATCCATTTTGAACGATAAATCCAATATAAACGCCAAAATCAAAAACACAGACCACTTTGGATCTTTGGTATGGGATATGAAAAAGTACAATGTAGTGCAATTGGTAGACATCCCAAGATTGGTACCACTTACTATTGGAGATACTATTGTTACCGGTGGCATGAGCAGCATTTTTCCCGAAAACATTCCTATTGGTACAATTAGAAAGTTTGACCTTAATACTTCAAAAAGTTTTTACAATATAGATGTAGCTTTATTTAATGATATGACGAATATCAAAAACGTGTACATCATAAAGAATAATGATCGCGAAGAGATTTTGGAACTAGAAAAACAAACGGAGACAAATGGTCAGTAA
- a CDS encoding DNA/RNA non-specific endonuclease codes for MNKTSKNKLIYSVLMLACIAGFWLFENFYTPDTYSQQKENGPTTSVASNLIPGSTTGDIVEHSHYMLSYNEPFEQAEWVAYTLKKEHLTNDDRKRPYFIEDPKVRTKSADWRNYKGSGYDRGHLCPAGDRRFTEQAYNETFYTSNISPQDREFNAGIWNELEMQVRIWAKQHGELFVVTAGVLEEGLDEIGQEDVDVPRYYYKIVARGNSNNLKIIAFLMEGKQSSASLKEFAVSVDEVEKRTGIDFFQNLPKQQQDQLEAKVETASWKFKF; via the coding sequence ATGAATAAGACCTCCAAAAATAAACTTATATATTCTGTATTAATGTTGGCCTGTATAGCTGGTTTTTGGCTATTTGAGAATTTCTATACACCTGATACCTATTCTCAACAAAAAGAGAACGGACCAACAACTTCCGTAGCGAGTAATTTAATACCAGGTTCCACTACGGGAGATATTGTTGAACACAGTCATTATATGCTGTCTTATAACGAACCTTTTGAGCAGGCGGAGTGGGTAGCTTATACGTTGAAAAAAGAACATTTGACCAATGATGACCGTAAACGACCTTATTTTATTGAAGATCCAAAGGTGCGAACAAAATCTGCCGACTGGCGAAATTATAAAGGGTCTGGTTATGATAGAGGGCATTTGTGTCCTGCGGGAGATAGGAGGTTTACCGAACAAGCATATAACGAGACTTTTTATACAAGTAATATAAGCCCACAAGACCGAGAATTTAATGCTGGTATTTGGAATGAATTAGAGATGCAAGTTCGTATTTGGGCCAAGCAGCACGGAGAACTTTTTGTGGTTACTGCGGGCGTATTAGAAGAAGGTTTGGATGAAATAGGGCAAGAAGATGTTGATGTGCCCCGATATTATTACAAAATAGTTGCACGCGGTAACAGCAATAATTTAAAGATTATAGCTTTTTTGATGGAAGGAAAGCAAAGTTCAGCCTCCCTAAAAGAATTTGCGGTATCCGTGGATGAGGTTGAAAAACGTACGGGCATCGACTTTTTTCAAAATCTCCCCAAACAACAACAAGATCAGTTGGAAGCCAAAGTTGAGACCGCTAGTTGGAAGTTTAAGTTTTAA
- a CDS encoding peptidoglycan D,D-transpeptidase FtsI family protein: MKKLLLSSIIVIIGITFLGRLSYLQIFSFSPDQVLEDPAIKRVYDYPERGYIYDRNGELLVGNDPAYDVMVIPREVRALDTLELCGLLKIDKEKFKKELRKATIYSPRLPSVFVPQLSKEDYAKLQEKMRHYSGFYIQKRSLRYYDTNSAANVLGYISEVNERDLAKNPYYVQGELTGRTGVEKVYEDILRGRKGVQYIQKDRFNRDIGPYKNGTLDTLPEQGFEINITIDKHLQEYGEKLMHGKWGGIVAIEPSSGEILSMISGPTYDPSLLVGRKRSANYSKLHYDSISKPTFDRSISFEKSPGSPFKAINALIALQEGAITPSTTFTCHHGFFIGRHRKGCHCGGGVRTLNNGIYKSCNAYFVGAYKKLFEQFPSNSAAMDAWEKHVRSFGLGSYLGSDLYTGRPGSVPSTALYNKWYGEGDKRWSATTTYSNAIGQGEVNVTPIQLANMTAAIANRGFFFTPHVLKKIDGKEISIPDFVEPKHTTIDKRHFEPVVQGMADVYHHGTAKHIQIPGIEIAGKTGTVENFIKIDSVKTQLTDNSVFVAFAPVDNPKIAIAVYIQNGYYGSRYAGHIASLMIEKYLKGEITRKDLEKRMLERTLESEYAKPYSGKEFKINEYDWSKHSIKYQEKISQSEQ, translated from the coding sequence ATGAAAAAGCTGTTATTATCCTCCATCATCGTAATCATTGGTATTACGTTTCTCGGCAGACTTTCCTATCTGCAGATATTCAGCTTTTCCCCTGATCAGGTTTTAGAAGACCCTGCTATTAAAAGGGTTTATGATTATCCTGAACGCGGTTATATTTATGACAGAAACGGAGAACTTTTAGTAGGTAACGACCCTGCTTATGATGTTATGGTCATTCCTCGTGAAGTTCGTGCACTAGACACATTAGAACTTTGCGGATTACTTAAAATCGATAAAGAAAAGTTTAAAAAAGAATTACGAAAAGCAACCATATACTCCCCTCGGCTTCCTTCGGTTTTTGTACCTCAACTTTCTAAAGAGGATTATGCAAAGCTTCAGGAAAAAATGCGCCATTATAGCGGGTTTTATATCCAGAAACGTTCGCTTCGGTATTATGATACCAATAGCGCTGCCAATGTACTAGGGTATATTAGCGAGGTAAATGAAAGAGACTTAGCCAAGAACCCTTATTATGTTCAAGGTGAACTTACTGGCCGCACAGGTGTAGAAAAGGTATATGAAGATATTTTAAGAGGACGAAAAGGCGTTCAGTACATCCAAAAAGACCGTTTCAATAGAGATATTGGACCTTATAAAAATGGAACCTTAGACACTTTACCAGAGCAAGGTTTTGAAATCAATATTACCATTGACAAACATCTTCAGGAATATGGCGAAAAACTAATGCACGGTAAATGGGGAGGAATTGTAGCCATTGAACCTTCTTCCGGTGAAATATTATCTATGATTTCGGGTCCTACCTACGACCCGTCTCTTTTAGTGGGAAGAAAAAGGTCTGCCAATTACAGCAAACTACATTACGATTCCATTTCAAAACCAACATTTGACAGATCTATATCTTTTGAAAAAAGTCCGGGATCTCCTTTCAAAGCCATTAATGCATTAATTGCATTACAGGAAGGTGCTATTACACCCTCAACAACATTTACCTGTCACCATGGTTTTTTCATAGGAAGACATAGAAAAGGATGCCACTGCGGGGGCGGTGTTAGAACACTGAATAACGGGATATACAAATCTTGTAATGCCTATTTTGTAGGTGCGTATAAAAAATTATTTGAGCAATTCCCATCTAACAGTGCAGCTATGGATGCTTGGGAAAAACACGTTAGAAGTTTTGGATTAGGCTCGTACTTAGGTTCTGACCTTTATACAGGAAGACCTGGTAGTGTACCTAGTACCGCACTATATAACAAATGGTATGGAGAAGGAGACAAAAGATGGTCGGCCACCACAACATACTCCAATGCTATTGGACAGGGAGAAGTAAACGTCACTCCCATACAATTAGCTAATATGACGGCCGCAATTGCCAATAGAGGCTTTTTCTTTACTCCGCACGTTCTCAAAAAGATTGATGGAAAAGAAATAAGCATTCCTGATTTTGTTGAGCCCAAACATACCACAATAGACAAAAGGCATTTTGAACCCGTTGTTCAAGGAATGGCAGATGTATACCACCATGGAACGGCAAAACACATACAAATACCTGGAATAGAAATTGCCGGAAAAACGGGTACTGTAGAAAATTTTATTAAAATTGATAGTGTTAAAACACAGTTGACGGACAACTCGGTCTTCGTTGCTTTTGCTCCCGTTGATAATCCTAAGATTGCCATTGCCGTTTACATTCAAAACGGATATTATGGTTCTAGATATGCAGGCCATATCGCATCATTGATGATAGAGAAATATTTAAAAGGCGAAATTACCCGAAAGGACCTTGAAAAAAGAATGCTAGAAAGAACTCTGGAAAGTGAATACGCTAAGCCTTACAGCGGTAAAGAATTCAAAATAAACGAATACGATTGGAGCAAACACTCAATAAAGTATCAAGAGAAAATCTCCCAATCAGAACAATAG